One Primulina huaijiensis isolate GDHJ02 chromosome 5, ASM1229523v2, whole genome shotgun sequence DNA segment encodes these proteins:
- the LOC140976268 gene encoding uncharacterized protein — protein MEAIRTNNAAAFTYLSNIPKEKWSLAHDGGWRRGIMTTNMSECINGVLKGVRRLPITAIVELTLQRCVHYFIQRRARSDKMLEKNQPWTDYAYSKFDMWSKKSIEHRVVRFDQRDKTASVATGGRPGRQHHVQAVNISTRDCTCGKFTIFGIPCSHVICAAKWFGLNPAQLVQPWFTLSEYVNTYDGRFYPIHDEQYWDEPTFQLQHNTVRRQRRQAGRDRTTRIRNEMDQPSSRDRQRGR, from the exons ATGGAGGCAATTAGAACAAATAATGCTGCAGCTTTCACGTATTTGTCTAACATTCCAAAAGAAAAATGGTCACTGGCTCATGATGGTGGATGGAGACGAGGGATAATGACGACAAATATGTCTGAGTGTATTAATGGTGTATTGAAAGGGGTTCGACGTCTTCCAATAACTGCAATAGTGGAGCTGACATTACAGCGATGCGTGCACTATTTCATTCAACGGCGAGCGCGAAGTGATAAGATGCTGGAAAAAAATCAACCGTGGACCGACTATGCATACTCTAAATTTGATATGTGGTCAAAAAAGTCAATTGAACATCGAGTAGTAAGATTTGACCAAAGGGATAAAACAGCATCCGTCGCGACAGGAGGAAGACCAGGTCGTCAACATCACGTACAAGCTGTCAACATTTCTACCCGTGATTGCACATGTGGTAAATTCACAATATTTGGGATTCCTTGTTCACATGTTATATGTGCAGCGAAATGGTTTGGTTTAAATCCCGCACAACTTGTACAACCATGGTTTACACTGAGCGAATACGTGAACACATACGATGGAAGATTCTACCCTATTCATGATGAACAATATTGGGATGAACCTACATTCCAATTACAACACAATACTGTTCGTCGACAAAGGAGGCAGGCTGGTAGAGATCGCACGACACGCATAAGAAATGAGATGGATCAACCATCATCGAGGGACAGACAACGTGGGAG GTAG